The following coding sequences lie in one Vitis vinifera cultivar Pinot Noir 40024 chromosome 19, ASM3070453v1 genomic window:
- the LOC100241121 gene encoding uncharacterized protein LOC100241121 — MESNLTPSSGQDSTTNSQSTRSKIDPAWEHVSEERYANGRKALICLYCKKITKGGGIHRMKQHLAGVKGDIGPCKSVPPNVKFRMENSLQEFVNSKKAAQEAYECRNPYGPNVSQFEGDGAEGEEEVQQMQSPMAANSGKRKKSTVDKYFAPRNTQGAQPSMSVLAGKEAIWRADMAVGRFFYDACIPTNAVNSFYFKPMLDVISAIGPGYKGPNYHQLRVNLLKDAKKEVQLLVDSYRAIWAKVGCTIMGDGWTDNRQRTLINFLVYCPEGISFVKSVDASDIVKDATNLFQLFDEVIEWVSPLNVVHMVTDNVANYVVAGRLISQKHKHINWSPCAAHCLNLIFKDIGKMDHVAELVRRASKVTIFCV, encoded by the coding sequence atggaatcaaacttgACTCCATCCTCTGGTCAAGATTCAACTACCAATTCTCAATCAACTAGAAGTAAGATCGATCCTGCATGGGAGCATGTTTCTGAAGAAAGATATGCAAATGGAAGGAAAgctcttatttgtttgtattgtaaAAAGATTACAAAAGGTGGGGGTATTCATAGAATGAAACAACATCTTGCTGGAGTGAAAGGAGATATTGGTCCATGTAAATCGGTTCCTCCAAATGTAAAATTTCGAATGGAAAATTCTTTGCAAGAGTTTGTGAATTCTAAGAAAGCAGCTCAAGAAGCATATGAATGTAGAAATCCTTATGGTCCTAATGTGTCACAATTTGAAGGGGATGGGGCAGAAGGTGAAGAAGAGGTTCAACAAATGCAAAGTCCTATGGCAGCTAAtagtggaaaaaggaaaaaatcaacaGTGGATAAGTATTTTGCACCAAGAAATACTCAAGGAGCTCAACCTTCCATGAGTGTACTAGCAGGGAAAGAAGCTATTTGGAGAGCGGATATGGCGGTTGGGAGATTCTTTTATGATGCATGCATTCCTACTAATGCAGTGAATTCCTTCTACTTCAAGCCAATGTTGGATGTTATATCTGCAATTGGTCCTGGATATAAGGGTCCAAATTACCATCAACTACGGGTTAATCTTTTAAAGGATGCCAAGAAGGAAGTTCAGTTACTTGTGGACTCTTATCGTGCAATTTGGGCAAAAGTTGGGTGTACAATAATGGGTGATGGTTGGACAGataatagacaaagaacactcaTCAACTTCCTTGTGTATTGTCCTGAAggaatatcatttgtgaaatcCGTTGATGCTTCAGACATTGTCAAGGATGCAACTAATTTGTTTCAGTTATTTGATGAGGTGATTGAATGGGTTAGTCCACTCAATGTAGTTCATATGGTCACTGATAATGTAGCAAATTATGTGGTCGCAGGGAGATTGATTTCTCAGAAGCATAAACACATTAATTGGTCACCTTGTGCAGCTCATTGtcttaatttgatctttaaggATATTGGTAAGATGGACCATGTTGCTGAACTTGTAAGACGTGCATCAAAGGTGACAATTTTTTGTGTATAA